From a single Brassica oleracea var. oleracea cultivar TO1000 chromosome C5, BOL, whole genome shotgun sequence genomic region:
- the LOC106293149 gene encoding transmembrane protein 18-like, with the protein MEEIRSAMEQQMDLMSDLIQKLSGDLRTGLQPAYENFMGFFHAIDWKEPWIMGLMAFHSLVLIVTLISRRHFNFHMFLFLLALGGVYYAESLNRVLRKNWKSFSTQNYFDPQGAFLSVLWSGPLLVIAMIILINTLLSLCYLIVKWKRAELRHRARVARSKQE; encoded by the exons ATGGAAGAAATAAGATCGGCGATGGAGCAGCAGATGGATCTGATGTCGGATCTGATCCAGAAACTCTCCGGAGATCTCCGAACCGGATTACAACCTGCCTACGAGAATTTCATGGGTTTTTTCCACGCTATTGATTGGAAG GAACCTTGGATTATGGGATTAATGGCGTTTCATTCTCTGGTGCTAATTGTGACTCTTATTTCGAGAAGGCATTTCAACTTCCATATGTTCTTGTTCTTATTGGCTT TGGGTGGAGTATACTATGCAGAGAGTCTCAACCGGGTCTTGAGAAAAAACTGGAAGAGCTTCTCAACTCAAAACTACTTTGACCCGCAGGGAGCCTTCCTATCTGTTCTCTGGTCAGGGCCACTTCTTGTAATTGCAATGATAATCCTG ATAAACACACTTTTATCGCTTTGCTACCTTATTGTAAAATGGAAAAGAGCTGAGCTCAGGCATCGTGCAAGGGTTGCTCGTTCCAAGCAGGAATAG